The genomic interval ATGCCGTCGGTCAGCTGGATCTCGCCGCCCGCGCCGCGCTCCTGGGTCTCCAGGATCTTGAAGATCTCCGGCTGCAGGATGTAGCGGCCGGAAATGGCGACATTGGAGGGCGCGGTGCCCTTCGGCGGCTTTTCGACCATCGCGGCGATCTCATAGGCGCCGGCTGCGGCCGCCTTGCCCTTGCCGATGATGCCGTACTGGTGCGTCTCGCTGTCCGGCACCTCGTAGCCGGCGACGTAATTGCCGCCGGTGGCGTTGTAGGCCTCGATCATCGCGGCGATGCAGCCCTTCGAGCCAGACTTGGCGAGGTGCAGCATATCCGGCAGCAGCAGCGCGAAAGGCTCGTCGCCGACGATATCGCGGGCGCACCAGACGGCATGGCCAAGCCCGAGCGGCTCCTGCTGGCGGGTGAAGGAGGTGGCGCCGGCGGCCGGCAGATCGCGCTTCAGCTCCTCGAGTTGGGCGGTCTTGTTGCGCGCGGCCAGCGTCGTGTCGAGCTCGAAGGCCTTGTCGAAATGATCCTCGATCACCTGCTTGTTGCGGCCGGTGACGAAGACGAAATGCTCGATGCCCGCCTCGCGCGCCTCATCGACGACATGCTGGATCACCGGCCGGTCCACGACCGTCAGCATCTCCTTCGGAATGGCCTTGGTGGCGGGCAGGAAACGCGTGCCGAGACCGGCGACCGGAAACACGGCCTTGCGGATGCGACGATGCATGAAGTCGAACCTCGAGAGAGGATGGAGAAGGACTGGTAATGTAGTCCGACAAACCTGAACGTCCGGTGAGCGCCGGCGTTCCCATGGGCCGCGCTGACCGGAGAAACGCTACGTCAGCGCTCGATCCGCGGCTCGGAGGCCTTGGGCGGCTCGGCCCGGAAGGCGTTGAACACCATGTCGGGCGCCGAGGTATTGTGCCGCGACGCCGAGAGGCGCCCCGCCCAGAGGTCGGTGGCATTGGCCCGGCGGAAGCCCATGATCGGCTCCTCGCGCCAGCCCGGCGCATCCTTCTCGCGCACCGCGATCCGCGCCACGTCGGCATTGAACTCGGTGACATACATGGAGCGCAGCGCCGCGAAGGGTCCGCCGGTGATCGGCCGGGCGAAGGTGACGTCGAGGCCGAGCAGTTCCTGGTTCAGCGTCGACAGCTGCACCGTCGCGCTGTTGCCGTCCGGATAGGTCAGCGTGAAGGTCTTGGTGGCGGGATCGAAGGCGACGTCGCGCAGCTTCACGATCGGCCGGCCCTCCACCACGACAGGGCCGATGAGGAACGACGAGCCATAGGCCGTCCAGCGCAGGTTCGAGGGCGGCAGGGGCCGGGCGCGCCAGTAGCCATCGGTCGG from Phreatobacter oligotrophus carries:
- a CDS encoding UTP--glucose-1-phosphate uridylyltransferase, which gives rise to MHRRIRKAVFPVAGLGTRFLPATKAIPKEMLTVVDRPVIQHVVDEAREAGIEHFVFVTGRNKQVIEDHFDKAFELDTTLAARNKTAQLEELKRDLPAAGATSFTRQQEPLGLGHAVWCARDIVGDEPFALLLPDMLHLAKSGSKGCIAAMIEAYNATGGNYVAGYEVPDSETHQYGIIGKGKAAAAGAYEIAAMVEKPPKGTAPSNVAISGRYILQPEIFKILETQERGAGGEIQLTDGMLKLKDRQPFFGFTFDGEIHDTGTKLGFLTANLAYALRRDDLSGPLKAEIARLKV